A genome region from Natronosalvus rutilus includes the following:
- a CDS encoding DEAD/DEAH box helicase, protein MEVAEVLPDFADAFAFEAFNEMQREALPALLEREENVVASAPTASGKTALAELAICNALADGGTALFIAPLRALTNEKEADWDRFESMDYSVYVVTGERDLNPRRAKRADILVMTPEKLDSATRKHDSPRYDFVTDVDVCVIDEVHLLDADRRGSVLEVTVSRLRRLCDPRVVALSATMPNVDDVAAWLDAPPACTFEFGDEYRPVDLNAGVKTYTHGENSFADKYRRLYRALDLAEPHLREDGQALVFVASRQDTVQAAKKARDEISERDVPMGARGDYDFHTETKRLENDTLRNSALDGVGFHHAGLSKNDKDLIEEWFKEGKIELLFSTSTLAWGVNLPARCVVIRDTKYHDPLEGEVDMSPLDILQMLGRAGRPGYDDVGYGWVICDGAEADDYRRLLREGKEIESRLADSLQTHLNAEIAMGTIADLEDVMDWLETTFYYVRGQSRPESYDFQNLRRRVRDCLEELVEQGFVETGEDLSVEATARGVLASTYYLRLETAVGFAELCDQAVGTEGDDDATSTPAPGTTLEADDVLEAVATAGEFDSVSARQSERDAINAALVGQDTGDLDAGQRKVLAILRSAADNGKTPPDLRSDAWVIRQNALRLLAALRAFLDRFATPHDANLARRLEARIENGVADDAVGLTAIDGVAAGRASKLSKEGLSTPGDVVAAGVSELEDAGLGESIAERIYEGAQTLPAVELEWGDFPETIGAGENTVQEVRIRNVGEPARAGVRVTVNGVEMTSTSTYLRDSETVPVGVFGADADELEYTVSVAFPEEPLCPLEDRRTVEVRR, encoded by the coding sequence ATGGAGGTCGCCGAGGTTCTGCCCGACTTTGCCGACGCGTTCGCGTTCGAGGCGTTCAACGAGATGCAACGCGAGGCCCTGCCCGCGTTACTCGAGCGTGAGGAGAACGTGGTCGCGAGCGCGCCGACGGCATCGGGGAAGACAGCCCTGGCCGAACTCGCGATCTGTAACGCACTGGCCGATGGGGGCACCGCGCTTTTTATCGCCCCGCTACGGGCGCTGACCAACGAGAAGGAGGCGGACTGGGACCGCTTCGAGTCCATGGACTACTCTGTGTACGTCGTCACCGGCGAACGCGACCTGAATCCGCGCCGGGCGAAGCGCGCGGACATCCTCGTGATGACGCCCGAGAAGCTCGATTCCGCGACTCGAAAACACGACTCGCCGCGATACGACTTCGTGACGGACGTCGACGTCTGCGTGATCGACGAGGTCCACCTGCTCGACGCCGACCGGCGTGGCTCGGTCCTCGAGGTGACCGTCTCGCGGCTGCGTCGGCTCTGTGACCCACGCGTCGTCGCGCTCTCGGCGACGATGCCGAACGTCGACGACGTAGCGGCCTGGCTCGACGCCCCGCCGGCGTGCACGTTCGAGTTCGGCGACGAGTACCGCCCGGTCGACCTCAACGCGGGCGTCAAGACCTACACCCACGGCGAAAACTCCTTCGCCGACAAGTACCGCCGCCTCTACCGGGCGCTCGACCTCGCCGAACCCCACCTCCGGGAGGACGGCCAGGCGCTGGTGTTCGTCGCCTCTCGCCAGGACACCGTCCAGGCAGCCAAGAAGGCCAGAGACGAAATCAGCGAGCGCGACGTGCCGATGGGGGCTCGCGGCGACTACGACTTTCATACCGAGACCAAGCGCCTCGAGAACGACACCCTGCGAAACTCGGCGCTCGACGGCGTGGGATTTCACCACGCGGGCCTCTCGAAGAACGACAAAGACCTGATCGAGGAGTGGTTCAAGGAGGGCAAGATCGAATTGCTCTTCTCGACGTCGACGCTCGCCTGGGGGGTCAACCTCCCGGCCCGCTGCGTCGTCATCCGGGATACGAAGTACCACGACCCGCTCGAGGGCGAGGTGGACATGAGTCCGCTCGACATCCTCCAGATGCTCGGGCGTGCGGGCCGACCCGGTTACGACGACGTCGGCTACGGCTGGGTCATCTGCGACGGCGCCGAGGCGGACGACTACCGCCGACTCCTTCGAGAGGGGAAAGAGATCGAATCCCGGCTGGCCGACAGCCTCCAGACCCACCTCAACGCCGAGATCGCGATGGGCACCATCGCCGACCTCGAGGACGTGATGGACTGGCTCGAGACCACCTTCTACTACGTTCGCGGCCAGTCGCGCCCGGAGTCCTACGACTTCCAGAACCTCCGACGGCGCGTTCGAGACTGCCTCGAGGAACTGGTCGAGCAGGGCTTCGTCGAGACCGGCGAGGACCTCTCGGTCGAGGCGACGGCCCGGGGCGTGCTCGCCTCCACGTACTACCTGCGCCTCGAAACGGCCGTTGGCTTCGCGGAACTGTGTGACCAGGCCGTGGGAACGGAGGGAGACGACGACGCCACCAGTACACCGGCACCGGGAACGACACTCGAGGCCGACGACGTCCTCGAAGCCGTCGCCACGGCTGGCGAGTTCGACTCCGTCTCCGCCCGCCAGTCCGAGCGCGATGCGATCAACGCTGCGCTCGTCGGCCAGGACACTGGCGACCTCGACGCCGGTCAGCGCAAGGTACTGGCCATCCTGCGAAGCGCCGCCGACAACGGCAAGACTCCACCGGACCTCCGGAGCGACGCCTGGGTGATTCGGCAGAACGCGCTCCGCCTGCTCGCCGCCCTGCGCGCGTTCCTCGACCGGTTCGCGACGCCCCACGACGCCAACCTCGCTCGGCGCCTCGAGGCCCGGATCGAGAATGGCGTCGCCGACGACGCGGTCGGCCTGACGGCCATCGACGGCGTCGCCGCCGGTCGGGCGAGCAAGCTCTCGAAGGAGGGGCTCTCGACGCCCGGCGACGTCGTCGCGGCCGGCGTCTCGGAACTCGAGGACGCGGGACTGGGCGAGAGCATCGCCGAGCGCATCTACGAGGGCGCACAGACGCTCCCCGCGGTCGAACTCGAGTGGGGAGACTTTCCCGAGACCATCGGTGCAGGCGAGAACACCGTTCAGGAGGTCCGCATTCGAAATGTAGGCGAACCGGCCAGGGCCGGCGTCCGTGTCACCGTTAACGGCGTCGAGATGACCAGCACCAGCACGTACCTTCGCGACTCGGAAACCGTCCCCGTCGGCGTCTTCGGCGCTGACGCGGACGAACTCGAGTACACCGTCAGTGTCGCGTTCCCCGAAGAGCCGCTGTGCCCGCTCGAGGACCGGCGGACGGTCGAGGTTCGTCGGTAG
- a CDS encoding winged helix-turn-helix domain-containing protein — protein sequence MAAHHPANESTRSNRDADCCPTAEHALSEQELAADVRTLSAVGSDTRYEALRLIADRDEDICVCELEPALGVSQGAVSQALSRLYAAGLVTRRKDGRWRYYGATPRADRLLDVLDETRRLENE from the coding sequence ATGGCTGCGCACCACCCGGCGAACGAATCCACTCGGTCGAATCGAGATGCGGACTGCTGTCCCACGGCCGAACACGCCCTGAGCGAACAGGAACTGGCCGCCGACGTACGAACGCTGTCGGCCGTCGGAAGCGACACCCGGTACGAGGCACTACGCCTCATCGCCGACCGTGACGAAGACATCTGCGTCTGCGAACTGGAACCTGCCCTCGGCGTGAGCCAGGGGGCGGTCAGTCAGGCCCTCTCGCGGCTGTACGCCGCCGGCCTCGTGACGCGACGCAAGGACGGCCGATGGCGGTACTACGGCGCCACGCCGCGGGCAGACAGACTGCTCGATGTCCTCGACGAAACCCGGAGGCTCGAGAATGAGTGA
- a CDS encoding arsenite methyltransferase yields the protein MSDDAPSTEPGSSETGTTAAEQREAVRERYAEIVTDSASCCDDEASCGSGTTDGELDDRSRSMGYSEEALESVAAGANLGLGCGNPTAIASLEAGDAVLDLGSGAGFDCFLAAREVGPDGRVIGVDMTPEMVETARENARENDASNVEFRLGEIEHLPVADGSVDVIISNCVVNLSPDKPQVFADAFRVLRPGGRLAISDVVLTARLPDPVRADPSSVAACVAGASSIPDLESMLIEAGFEAISIEPKADSGSFIREWDDERDLSEYVVSATIEARKPVR from the coding sequence ATGAGTGACGACGCACCTTCGACGGAACCCGGCTCGAGCGAGACCGGGACCACGGCCGCCGAGCAGCGCGAAGCGGTACGAGAGCGGTACGCCGAAATCGTCACCGACTCGGCGTCCTGCTGTGACGACGAGGCGTCCTGCGGGAGCGGAACGACGGATGGTGAACTCGACGATCGATCGCGCTCGATGGGCTACTCCGAGGAAGCCCTCGAGAGCGTCGCCGCGGGCGCGAACCTGGGCCTCGGCTGCGGGAACCCGACCGCAATCGCGAGCCTGGAAGCTGGCGACGCAGTTCTCGACCTCGGCTCCGGGGCCGGCTTCGACTGTTTCCTCGCCGCCCGGGAAGTCGGGCCAGACGGCCGCGTTATTGGCGTCGACATGACGCCGGAGATGGTCGAGACGGCTCGCGAGAACGCGCGAGAAAACGACGCGTCGAACGTGGAATTCCGCCTCGGCGAAATCGAGCACCTTCCGGTCGCCGACGGATCGGTCGACGTGATTATTTCGAACTGCGTCGTGAACCTCTCGCCGGACAAACCGCAGGTGTTCGCCGACGCGTTTCGCGTGCTTCGACCGGGCGGACGCCTTGCCATCTCGGACGTGGTGCTCACCGCTCGGCTTCCGGACCCGGTACGAGCGGACCCGTCTTCGGTCGCCGCCTGCGTCGCCGGCGCGTCATCGATCCCCGACCTCGAGTCGATGCTGATCGAGGCCGGATTCGAGGCGATTTCCATCGAACCAAAGGCGGATAGCGGGTCGTTCATCCGCGAGTGGGACGACGAGCGCGATCTGAGCGAGTACGTCGTCTCCGCGACCATCGAGGCGCGAAAACCGGTCCGGTGA
- a CDS encoding ribbon-helix-helix domain-containing protein — MPKISVEIPQELLEDLDEHVGDDGKFVNRSDAIRASIRKTLDILDEIDERHDRLEEET; from the coding sequence ATGCCCAAGATCAGCGTCGAGATTCCCCAGGAACTCCTCGAGGACCTCGACGAACACGTCGGCGACGACGGGAAGTTCGTCAACCGCAGCGACGCGATTCGCGCCTCGATCCGCAAGACGCTCGACATCCTGGACGAGATCGACGAGCGACACGATCGGCTCGAGGAGGAGACCTAG
- a CDS encoding twin-arginine translocase subunit TatC, giving the protein MSAIDEDTVRTINAGRDTLGAMLSSAQAHLQKVFIIFVIGFIGSFYALRLYIWEFLKATAKAEMSPNVADQATVITRTPFEVILLQAKIGMIVGVIVAIPALLYFSRDKLRERGIESVVPISAASLATFVLLSLVLFVVGLIYAYAVFFPYAFGFLAGNAVAMGVNPSFGITEFTEFIALLTVSFGLAAQLPLFMSALSYTEIVPYETFRDKWRHAIVAITVFGALFSPPDPFTLVMWAAPMVILYVFSLGLAKLVANIRRKGAAELESGTGLVKRRVLQFGLGILTIAGLSSLAISYGAFDYLEEEVYPAFPAQIRPGGGSILETLPAEHGLAGTVAAGLVVGLAIALVVLVGYTILILQRPIYPRDSALRTATDPSEIDLQVLDAEAIERAPPQVFLKMTEEEAMEEAREAMYDDDKAKAQAILDRYDSLNAAADADDANVDASESATAPGESAGGESGDAGDADDSGSLFSSTAAGMLDPFTEDETTEEDIGGYAYDFAFILNSLTSKMFRLVGLFMLVMAGTFFWLYQGGVGDVLELFLSRMPESVLEEVAVESDVDPSGMDLQTFLEQTDLVVAIHPVEVLIFAVKVSVIAGFVAVLPLLLYYAWPAARERGLVRGDRRVFLVWGGTIALGFAAGTYLGFFWIAPSVISYLVADALANQMEVSYRIKSFFWLVIYTTVGIGFLFNIIVTMALFHVGGIVSYRTMLRRWRPVVVGIFTVAAFASPKGILTMFLMAIPLAVTYMLGLAVLYVLTGGGRFFGGGGSTSAPEPVEHETG; this is encoded by the coding sequence ATGAGCGCTATCGACGAGGACACCGTCCGGACGATAAATGCCGGACGAGACACGCTCGGGGCGATGCTCTCGAGTGCCCAGGCGCACCTCCAGAAGGTCTTTATCATCTTCGTGATCGGCTTCATCGGATCGTTCTACGCGCTCCGACTGTACATCTGGGAGTTCCTCAAGGCGACGGCGAAAGCCGAAATGTCGCCGAACGTCGCCGACCAGGCGACGGTCATCACACGGACCCCGTTCGAAGTGATACTGCTTCAGGCGAAAATCGGCATGATCGTCGGCGTCATCGTTGCGATTCCGGCGCTACTGTATTTCTCGCGCGACAAACTCCGTGAGCGCGGCATCGAGAGCGTCGTCCCGATTTCGGCGGCCTCCCTCGCTACGTTCGTCCTCCTCTCACTCGTCCTCTTCGTCGTCGGACTGATCTACGCCTACGCGGTCTTCTTCCCCTACGCGTTCGGCTTCCTCGCAGGAAACGCCGTCGCGATGGGCGTCAATCCCAGTTTCGGGATTACTGAGTTCACCGAATTCATCGCCCTCCTCACGGTGTCGTTCGGCCTGGCTGCCCAGCTTCCGCTGTTCATGAGCGCCCTCTCGTACACCGAAATCGTCCCCTACGAGACGTTCCGGGACAAGTGGCGTCACGCCATCGTCGCTATCACGGTCTTCGGCGCACTCTTCTCGCCGCCCGACCCGTTCACCCTCGTCATGTGGGCGGCCCCGATGGTCATCCTCTACGTGTTCAGCCTCGGCCTCGCGAAACTCGTCGCCAACATCCGCCGAAAGGGGGCTGCCGAACTCGAGAGCGGAACTGGCCTCGTCAAGCGCCGGGTCCTCCAGTTCGGCCTCGGCATCCTCACGATTGCTGGCCTCTCGAGCCTCGCCATCAGCTACGGCGCCTTCGACTACCTCGAGGAGGAGGTCTACCCCGCCTTCCCCGCCCAAATTCGACCCGGCGGCGGGTCGATCCTCGAGACCCTGCCGGCCGAACACGGCCTCGCCGGAACGGTCGCGGCGGGGCTCGTCGTCGGCCTCGCGATCGCCCTGGTCGTCCTGGTCGGCTACACCATCCTGATCCTGCAGCGGCCGATCTACCCGCGCGATTCCGCGCTTCGAACGGCGACGGACCCCTCCGAGATCGACCTGCAGGTGCTCGACGCCGAGGCCATCGAGCGCGCTCCGCCACAGGTCTTCCTCAAGATGACCGAGGAGGAGGCCATGGAGGAGGCCCGCGAGGCGATGTACGACGACGACAAGGCGAAGGCACAGGCGATTCTCGACCGGTACGATTCGCTGAACGCGGCCGCTGACGCCGACGATGCAAACGTCGACGCGAGTGAGTCGGCGACGGCACCCGGCGAATCCGCCGGAGGCGAAAGCGGCGACGCAGGCGACGCCGACGACAGTGGCAGTCTTTTTTCGAGCACGGCCGCCGGCATGCTCGATCCGTTCACCGAAGACGAGACGACCGAGGAGGACATCGGCGGCTACGCCTACGACTTCGCGTTCATCCTCAACAGCCTGACCTCCAAGATGTTCCGGCTGGTCGGCCTGTTCATGCTCGTCATGGCCGGGACGTTCTTCTGGCTCTACCAGGGCGGCGTCGGCGACGTCCTGGAACTGTTCTTGAGCCGAATGCCCGAGTCCGTCCTCGAGGAGGTCGCCGTCGAGAGCGACGTTGATCCGAGCGGCATGGATCTGCAGACGTTCCTCGAGCAGACCGACCTCGTGGTCGCGATCCACCCCGTCGAGGTGCTGATCTTCGCCGTGAAGGTGAGCGTCATCGCGGGCTTCGTGGCCGTCCTGCCCCTGTTGCTGTACTACGCCTGGCCCGCAGCCAGAGAGCGTGGTCTGGTCCGGGGTGACCGACGCGTATTCCTCGTCTGGGGCGGGACGATCGCGCTCGGGTTCGCGGCCGGGACCTACCTCGGGTTCTTCTGGATCGCCCCCTCCGTGATCTCCTACCTGGTCGCGGACGCGCTCGCCAATCAGATGGAGGTCTCCTATCGGATCAAGAGCTTCTTCTGGCTCGTGATCTACACCACCGTCGGCATCGGCTTCCTGTTCAACATCATCGTCACGATGGCGCTGTTCCACGTCGGCGGCATCGTCAGCTACCGGACGATGCTCCGGCGCTGGCGGCCAGTCGTCGTCGGCATCTTCACCGTCGCCGCGTTCGCGAGTCCGAAGGGGATCTTGACGATGTTCCTGATGGCAATTCCGCTCGCGGTGACCTACATGCTGGGACTGGCCGTCCTCTACGTACTCACCGGCGGCGGACGGTTCTTCGGCGGCGGGGGGTCGACCTCGGCGCCCGAACCCGTCGAGCACGAAACCGGGTAG
- a CDS encoding RNA-guided endonuclease InsQ/TnpB family protein, translated as MKRANTFAVRPLSDSGEQLLRDQLDASVALWNEVNYERLMRYNDEDDFDGDVWDADTGQLEGKYKGILGASTAQQVIRKNSEAWRGFFENKKKYHDKSDTSVTKHPEPPGFWGNKDDGRKLHTVIRNTSYTIEWGDRSRLEILVGCELKTRYNHTGRLRLEIVGNPNWPDYDKQGRLDLWYDETDSTFRASQPVTVSDDARDTPLASEKVALDIGANNLVSCTTTTGEQYLYEGRDLFDRFRETTREIARLQSKLPESRYSSKRIRRLYRKRTRRRDHAQEALCRDLLERLYEDGVDTMYIGGLTDVLDTHWSVETNAKTHSFWAFKQFTERLTCTAEEYGIAIEVRSEAWTSQECPQCGGTDRTTRHRDTLTCPCGFDGHADLTASETFLERHTDQAVRPMARPVRFKWDDHTWSEPPCSHESPKAQRTNPSTVHHNGNVASGKSA; from the coding sequence ATGAAGCGGGCCAACACGTTCGCCGTGCGACCGCTCTCCGATAGTGGAGAGCAACTGCTACGGGACCAGTTGGACGCTTCCGTCGCTCTCTGGAACGAAGTCAACTACGAACGCCTCATGCGGTACAACGATGAGGACGACTTCGATGGTGATGTTTGGGACGCCGATACAGGCCAACTCGAAGGCAAGTACAAAGGCATACTTGGTGCATCCACCGCCCAGCAAGTGATTCGCAAGAACAGCGAAGCGTGGCGCGGCTTCTTCGAGAACAAGAAAAAGTATCACGACAAGTCGGACACATCGGTCACTAAACACCCCGAACCACCGGGGTTTTGGGGTAACAAAGACGATGGACGCAAACTGCATACCGTCATTCGCAACACGTCGTACACCATCGAATGGGGCGACCGCTCCCGACTTGAGATCCTGGTAGGGTGTGAGTTGAAAACCCGATACAACCACACCGGGCGGCTCCGACTGGAAATTGTTGGCAACCCGAACTGGCCCGACTACGACAAACAGGGTCGGTTGGACTTGTGGTACGACGAGACTGATAGCACCTTCCGAGCTTCGCAACCCGTGACTGTTTCTGACGATGCACGGGACACTCCACTGGCTTCTGAGAAGGTCGCTCTGGATATTGGTGCAAACAATCTCGTCTCCTGTACCACAACGACCGGCGAGCAATACCTGTACGAAGGTCGGGACCTGTTCGACCGCTTCCGTGAGACGACACGAGAAATCGCCCGGTTGCAGTCCAAGCTACCGGAAAGTCGGTACAGCAGCAAGCGCATCCGGCGGCTGTACCGCAAACGAACTCGTCGCCGCGATCACGCTCAAGAAGCACTGTGCCGTGACCTGCTGGAGCGCCTGTACGAAGATGGTGTGGATACGATGTATATCGGTGGGTTGACCGACGTGCTGGACACGCACTGGTCGGTCGAAACCAACGCCAAGACGCACAGCTTCTGGGCGTTCAAACAGTTCACCGAGCGATTGACCTGTACCGCCGAAGAGTACGGGATTGCGATCGAAGTTCGGTCGGAAGCGTGGACGAGTCAAGAGTGCCCGCAGTGTGGCGGCACGGATCGAACGACACGGCATCGAGACACGCTCACCTGTCCGTGTGGGTTCGACGGTCACGCTGACCTTACGGCATCAGAAACGTTCCTAGAGCGGCACACAGACCAGGCAGTCAGGCCGATGGCACGGCCCGTGCGGTTCAAGTGGGACGACCACACCTGGTCGGAGCCACCATGCTCTCACGAAAGTCCCAAAGCGCAGCGCACAAACCCGAGTACCGTCCACCACAACGGGAATGTTGCCTCCGGGAAATCGGCATAG
- a CDS encoding DUF5814 domain-containing protein, with protein sequence MAITDKIYVKNHRQLSSQLETNIPKGAFKGATLDVLFQGRGLEKLDDATRERVLDFATDFLDCDCDNNPYCGCPERKFVRYLLELRAQGLGPDAIVDVMSDDYMVYAYSGDVLSFLDSGVRTLEAAEGLARVEGNGEAEEEIRRVKNDLSR encoded by the coding sequence GTGGCCATCACCGACAAGATCTACGTCAAGAACCACCGCCAGCTCAGCTCCCAGCTCGAGACGAACATCCCGAAGGGGGCGTTCAAGGGGGCGACGCTGGACGTGCTCTTCCAGGGCCGGGGCCTCGAGAAACTCGACGACGCCACCCGCGAGCGGGTGCTCGACTTCGCGACGGACTTCTTGGACTGTGACTGCGACAACAATCCCTACTGCGGGTGTCCCGAGCGAAAGTTCGTCCGCTATCTGCTCGAGTTGCGCGCTCAGGGGCTCGGTCCTGACGCCATCGTGGACGTGATGAGCGACGACTACATGGTCTACGCCTACTCCGGGGACGTCCTCTCGTTTCTCGACAGCGGGGTTCGCACGCTCGAGGCCGCCGAGGGGCTGGCTCGAGTCGAAGGGAACGGCGAGGCCGAAGAAGAGATTCGACGTGTGAAGAACGATTTGTCGCGATAA
- a CDS encoding ribbon-helix-helix protein, CopG family — MGNKNKTISFRVNEDAFAALQEIAEERDISLSAVFRDYVDLLVDHDGQVAVVPEDELEARSENEQSFPPTVEVPKSFVREHERLELEAEHLREQLEEHKSYVTDLRDRLEDEEDEVILLDDLDDSGDSPTVR; from the coding sequence ATGGGCAACAAGAACAAGACCATCTCGTTCCGGGTGAACGAGGACGCTTTCGCGGCCCTCCAAGAGATCGCCGAGGAACGCGACATCTCGTTGTCCGCCGTCTTCCGGGACTACGTCGACCTCTTGGTCGACCACGACGGACAGGTGGCCGTCGTCCCCGAGGACGAACTCGAGGCCCGAAGCGAGAACGAACAGTCGTTCCCGCCCACCGTCGAGGTGCCAAAGAGTTTCGTGCGCGAGCACGAACGACTCGAGCTCGAGGCCGAGCACCTGCGCGAGCAACTCGAAGAGCACAAGTCCTACGTCACCGACCTGCGCGACCGCCTCGAGGACGAAGAAGACGAGGTCATCCTGCTGGACGACCTCGACGACTCGGGCGACTCACCAACGGTTCGATAG
- a CDS encoding RPA family protein has protein sequence MSQTQLTREVAKRVFASEFNDSTYAFKESDDERAPNYALLPTGDRANRVFFVGTLTETEDVGDESEYWRGRVVDPTGTFFVYAGQYQPEAAAALRDAEPPAYVAIVGKPRTYETDDGTVNVSVRPESIAVVDEATRDRWVVETAERTIDRVEAFQAWEAEQEAPESGSTVPTNEYAQMAREQYDSPVENYRRDVIQALESLEDLEASA, from the coding sequence ATGTCTCAGACACAACTCACCCGCGAGGTCGCAAAGCGCGTCTTCGCCTCCGAATTCAACGACTCGACGTACGCGTTCAAGGAGTCCGACGACGAGCGTGCCCCGAACTACGCCCTGCTGCCAACCGGCGACCGCGCCAACCGCGTGTTCTTCGTCGGTACGCTCACCGAAACCGAGGACGTGGGCGACGAGAGCGAGTACTGGCGCGGGCGCGTCGTCGATCCCACGGGAACGTTCTTCGTCTACGCCGGGCAGTACCAGCCCGAGGCCGCCGCAGCCCTTCGGGACGCGGAACCGCCGGCGTACGTGGCCATCGTCGGCAAGCCGCGCACCTACGAGACCGACGACGGTACCGTGAACGTCTCCGTCCGACCCGAGTCCATCGCGGTCGTCGACGAGGCGACTCGCGACCGCTGGGTCGTCGAAACCGCCGAACGGACCATCGACCGCGTCGAGGCGTTCCAGGCGTGGGAAGCCGAGCAGGAAGCTCCCGAGAGCGGCTCGACGGTCCCAACCAACGAGTATGCCCAGATGGCCCGCGAGCAGTACGACTCGCCCGTCGAGAACTACCGCCGCGACGTCATCCAGGCCCTGGAGAGTCTCGAGGACCTCGAAGCCTCGGCCTGA
- a CDS encoding replication factor A (Replication protein A protects and stabilize the intermediate ssDNA that is generated by the unwinding action of a DNA helicase at the replication fork. In addition, SSBs prevent the formation of secondary structures by single-stranded template DNA.): MSDVRQHAEDIHAQFSDHIDLEVEDVEKRLTTLVDEYKVPMDEARRSVTTHYLDEAGLEREDISSGGSERAQVEDVDEPEEWIDLTAKVIELWEPRSDSVAQVGLLGDPTGTIKFTKWAKSDLPSLEEGGVYDLRNVVTDEYQGRYSVKLNSTTIVEELEEDLEVGDDTSEIEGALVDMQSGSGLIKRCPEEDCTYVLQNGRCPDHGEVEGDFDLRIKGVVDDGLDAHEVIFDAESTEGLTGISLEEAKDMAMDALDTTVVADEIRDRIVGTYYRIEGPTFGRYVLADEVEELDGSVDAEELLIKARSM, encoded by the coding sequence ATGAGCGACGTACGCCAACACGCAGAAGACATACACGCGCAGTTTTCAGACCACATCGACCTCGAGGTCGAAGACGTCGAGAAGCGACTCACCACGCTAGTCGACGAGTACAAAGTCCCGATGGACGAGGCTCGCCGATCCGTGACGACGCACTACCTCGACGAGGCCGGCCTCGAACGCGAGGACATCTCGAGCGGCGGCAGCGAGCGCGCCCAGGTCGAGGACGTCGACGAACCCGAAGAGTGGATCGACCTCACCGCCAAGGTCATCGAACTCTGGGAGCCCCGCAGCGACTCCGTCGCGCAGGTCGGCCTCCTGGGCGACCCGACGGGCACCATCAAGTTCACCAAGTGGGCCAAATCCGACCTTCCGAGCCTCGAGGAGGGCGGCGTCTACGACCTTCGTAACGTCGTCACCGACGAGTACCAGGGCCGGTACTCGGTCAAGCTCAACTCGACGACCATCGTCGAGGAACTCGAGGAGGACCTCGAGGTCGGCGACGACACCAGCGAAATCGAGGGTGCCCTCGTCGACATGCAGAGCGGCAGCGGCCTCATCAAGCGCTGCCCCGAGGAGGACTGCACCTACGTCCTCCAGAACGGGCGCTGTCCAGATCACGGCGAGGTCGAGGGTGACTTCGACCTCCGCATCAAGGGAGTCGTCGACGACGGCCTCGACGCCCACGAGGTCATCTTCGACGCCGAGTCCACCGAGGGGCTGACGGGGATCAGCCTCGAGGAGGCCAAGGACATGGCGATGGACGCCCTCGACACGACCGTCGTCGCCGACGAGATCCGGGATCGGATCGTCGGCACCTACTACCGAATCGAGGGGCCGACCTTCGGCCGCTACGTCCTGGCCGACGAGGTCGAGGAACTCGACGGGTCGGTCGACGCCGAGGAACTGCTGATCAAAGCGAGGTCGATGTAA
- a CDS encoding DUF7091 family protein, whose protein sequence is MADRRRLERFLRSKLEQAGTQYAEVRRSADGQLEEAREAYRVARNARSLPTDDAGRAKIVCRRLAEKRAAKLDEEFRPACYEADHPDCEGCVEDVHEGRIETW, encoded by the coding sequence ATGGCAGATCGGCGTCGACTCGAGCGGTTTCTGCGCTCGAAACTCGAGCAGGCGGGGACCCAGTACGCAGAGGTTCGTCGGTCGGCGGACGGGCAGCTCGAGGAGGCACGGGAGGCCTACCGCGTGGCGCGAAACGCGCGGAGCCTGCCGACGGACGACGCGGGGCGGGCGAAGATCGTCTGCCGCCGACTTGCGGAGAAGCGAGCCGCGAAACTGGACGAGGAGTTCCGGCCGGCGTGTTACGAGGCGGACCACCCCGACTGCGAGGGGTGTGTCGAGGACGTCCACGAGGGGCGTATCGAGACGTGGTGA